The following are from one region of the Takifugu rubripes chromosome 16, fTakRub1.2, whole genome shotgun sequence genome:
- the ora6 gene encoding C5a anaphylatoxin chemotactic receptor 1, whose protein sequence is MLGLSVQLLATRIIISCIGIFGNVFLIVSVVQNKFSQIKSFELFLLELAAANLEEILIVNIYDMIILQTSFATVGTWSCRLLKFLTMLGENASILVTVLISIFRYQKLRDASRRVNLPIYLDSIRSVWTVSGILTVFTILLSSPIFVLNIKETSQNFTNNGSGCPPDFFQCNKEDCPELNGIYKYLFILLFNLLPLIIVTVTSCLIIAVLLSQRKTVTPVESGSSQISRKSKGLKFQRSTIAVLTAMGLFQVDWTIYLIFQLTISPGDSSSWAEIKFFISTSYTSISPYVYGIGNNLFSLKKLRKN, encoded by the coding sequence ATGCTCGGTTTATCTGTCCAACTCCTGGCCACGAGAATCATCATTTCCTGTATAGGAATCTTTGGAAATGTATTTCTTATTGTCTCGGTTGTTCAGAACAAGTTCTCCCAGATCAAATCATTTGAGCTCTTTCTGCTGGAACTGGCTGCAGCTAACTTAGAGGAGATCCTCATCGTGAATATCTACGACATGATCATCCTCCAGACATCCTTTGCGACCGTGGGCACTTGGTCGTGCCGTTTGCTCAAATTCCTAACCATGCTTGGTGAAAACGCCAGCATACTCGTCACGGTCCTCATCAGCATCTTCCGCTACCAGAAGCTCAGAGATGCCAGCAGGAGGGTGAACCTGCCAATCTACCTGGACAGCATCAGGTCAGTGTGGACTGTGAGTGGGATTTTAACAGTGTTCACCATACTGCTGAGCAGCCCCATTTTTGTCTTAAACATTAAGGAGACGTCACAAAATTTCACAAATAATGGCTCAGGCTGCCCTCCAGACTTTTTCCAGTGTAATAAAGAGGACTGTCCCGAACTGAATGGTATATACAAGTACCTGTTTATCCTGTTGTTCAACCTGTTGCCCCTAATCATCGTCACAGTCACCAGCTGCCTTATCATtgctgtgctgctgagccaGCGAAAGACTGTAACACCCGTGGAGAGCGGGTCAAGCCAGATTTCCCGGAAGAGTAAAGGTCTGAAGTTCCAGAGAAGCACCATAGCAGTTCTAACAGCAATGGGACTGTTTCAGGTAGACTGGACGATTTACCTGATCTTCCAGCTGACTATCAGCCCCGGTGACTCCAGCTCTTGGGCTGAGATCAAGTTCTTCATCTCCACTTCCTACACATCCATCAGCCCCTATGTGTATGGGATCGGGAATAATCTGTTCTCCCTTAAGAAATTAAGAAAAAattga